In Vespa crabro chromosome 5, iyVesCrab1.2, whole genome shotgun sequence, a single window of DNA contains:
- the LOC124424527 gene encoding apoptosis regulatory protein Siva-like → MTKRACPYEENLPPQLKVHVGQREIDNGVAEKERMKQVYDKTLNLLKEGVKEYSQNLNKSEMDLTELPLTKITYREMKPERTSKQMILNNKLQLENSDKIISDVQVDLCGCCRIIDSSSTNKCFYCDQVLCSFCLCQCIKCCELFCQNCSLPIYDTERNHVCLNCYY, encoded by the exons atGACAAAGCGAGCTTGTCCTTACGAGGAAAATTTACCTCCCCAATTGAAAGTACACGTGGGACAAAGAGAAATTGATAATGGGGTTGCtgagaaagaacgaatgaaGCAAGTTTATG ATAAAACCTTGAATTTACTAAAAGAAGGTGTTAAAGAATATTCGCAGAATTTGAATAAGAGTGAAATGGATTTAACTGAATTAccattaacaaaaataacttatCGTGAAATGAAGCCTGAACGTACCTCAaaacaaatgattttaaataataaattacaattagAGAACAGTGATAAAATCATAtct gaTGTACAAGTCGACCTTTGTGGATGTTGCCGAATAATAGATTCAAGTTCAACGAACAAATGTTTTTACTGTGATCAAGTATTATGTTCCTTTTGTTTATGTCAGTGTATCAAATGTTGCGAGCTATTCTGTCAAAATTGTTCTTTACCCAT ATATGATACTGAACGAAATCATGTGTGTctcaattgttattattga